The following are from one region of the Stanieria sp. NIES-3757 genome:
- a CDS encoding photosystem II biogenesis protein Psp29, with product MNEIAVGNKTTDNIRTVSDAKRDFYQHHTRPINSVYRRVVEELLVEMHLLSVNVDFKSDPIYDLGVVTSFERLMQGYRPEQDKESIFNALCRAVGEDPERNRAQAGSVLNIAKNKSPQELVSWFSEPTPIDNNYDIIEPIKAIASNPHFKYSRLFAIGIYTLLEESDPEILKDVSQRNEILESIATQLHLPAEKMNKDLELYRGNLEKMEQLLSVIEDVLQAGRKQKNQPKQEPETAE from the coding sequence ATGAACGAAATTGCGGTGGGTAACAAAACAACAGATAATATCCGAACTGTCTCTGATGCAAAAAGAGATTTTTATCAACATCATACTCGTCCGATTAATTCAGTTTATCGACGGGTAGTAGAAGAATTATTAGTAGAAATGCATTTATTATCTGTTAATGTAGATTTTAAAAGCGATCCTATTTATGATTTAGGTGTGGTCACCTCTTTTGAACGTTTAATGCAAGGTTATCGACCAGAACAAGATAAAGAGTCAATTTTTAATGCTCTCTGTCGAGCCGTTGGAGAAGACCCCGAAAGAAATAGAGCGCAAGCAGGAAGTGTACTTAATATTGCTAAAAATAAATCTCCTCAAGAATTAGTTTCTTGGTTTAGTGAACCCACACCAATAGACAATAATTACGATATTATTGAGCCAATTAAAGCGATCGCATCTAATCCTCATTTTAAATATAGTCGTTTATTTGCGATCGGTATCTATACTCTCTTAGAAGAATCTGACCCCGAAATTCTCAAAGATGTCAGTCAACGTAACGAGATTCTCGAAAGTATCGCGACTCAACTTCATCTTCCAGCAGAAAAAATGAACAAGGATTTAGAGCTGTATCGCGGTAATCTAGAAAAAATGGAGCAACTACTTAGTGTGATTGAAGATGTTTTACAAGCTGGTCGTAAACAAAAAAATCAGCCAAAACAAGAGCCTGAAACTGCTGAATAA
- a CDS encoding sodium/hydrogen exchanger, whose product MEQNFAQFTSSPIVSFTLLLLVILTLPPIFEKLRLPGLVGLLFAGVILGSDGLGLLDPKSETIKLLSDIGKIYLMFVAGLEIDLADFRKTKNRSIGFGFATFIIPLAFGTTIGLLFGMNLNASILIGSLLASHTLLAYPIVNRLGIVNNEAVTITIGATIFTDISALLVLAICISINAGEFTPLSLIIQLITLGVYSAIVLFGFDWAGKQYFRRTGNQESNQFLFILLAVFLAAVGAQIIDVENIVGAFLAGLAVNDVVGKTQVKEKVEFVGSTLFIPCFFVGMGLLLDISGFIETLSSELLLTLAIVGGLILSKFLAAFVVKLLYHYSWDETITMWSLSLPQVAATLAAALVGLNAGVISQSVFNTVIVLMLVTSILGPILTDKYARRLTVANHNLANGDFVLNLNLDNSNPVVDSGFLSPDVVAELSPQTNQFLAPKTSQEEQIFNTNALSSSSSLFRVVVPIANPKTERYLIAMGALIARHESGIVIPVSIAKAQVNMDDPDLTKAIQHSRQLLQNALAVTEQFQVKGKPVIRIDDDIVQGISRIAREENASLIVMGWSQTNRLRSRLLGPNLSRLFGSVIDSVFWCSHCPVAVMRLLTQPTNIQQILVPVKNITSQTLRIIRFAQLFAEENQSAITLFHVSDRKTTREELKSFKAQLKSMVEYLQPNIAIKIKTTRHNDVARAIIEHAQNYDMVILRSVRRRTVAGLAVSDVSESVMNDLKCSLVLFGEPYSS is encoded by the coding sequence ATGGAACAAAACTTTGCCCAATTTACCAGTAGTCCAATAGTTTCTTTTACCCTGCTACTATTAGTCATTCTGACGCTACCACCAATCTTTGAAAAATTGCGACTGCCTGGATTAGTAGGATTACTTTTTGCTGGGGTTATTCTCGGTTCTGATGGATTGGGATTGCTAGATCCTAAAAGTGAAACTATCAAGTTGCTATCGGATATTGGCAAAATTTATTTAATGTTCGTTGCAGGTTTAGAAATAGATTTAGCCGATTTTCGTAAAACTAAAAATCGCTCTATAGGATTTGGATTTGCTACTTTTATAATTCCTTTGGCTTTTGGTACGACAATCGGACTGTTATTTGGGATGAATTTGAATGCTTCAATTCTCATCGGTTCTTTGCTAGCTTCCCATACTCTTCTAGCTTATCCAATTGTCAATCGCTTGGGAATAGTTAATAATGAGGCAGTTACCATAACTATTGGAGCCACAATTTTTACTGATATTTCTGCTCTATTAGTTTTAGCTATCTGTATCTCAATTAATGCAGGGGAATTTACTCCTCTTAGTTTAATAATTCAGTTAATTACCCTAGGAGTTTATAGTGCAATAGTTTTATTTGGGTTTGACTGGGCGGGTAAGCAGTATTTTCGTCGAACAGGCAATCAAGAAAGTAATCAGTTTTTATTTATTCTCTTAGCAGTATTTCTAGCTGCGGTTGGAGCGCAAATAATTGATGTTGAAAATATTGTTGGTGCATTTTTAGCAGGATTAGCAGTAAATGACGTAGTTGGCAAAACTCAGGTCAAAGAAAAAGTTGAATTTGTCGGTAGTACCTTATTTATTCCCTGTTTTTTTGTGGGCATGGGTTTATTACTTGATATCAGTGGCTTTATTGAAACTTTGAGTTCCGAGCTTTTGTTAACTCTGGCGATTGTTGGCGGACTAATTTTGAGTAAGTTTTTGGCTGCATTTGTAGTCAAGTTACTCTATCACTATAGTTGGGATGAAACCATCACCATGTGGTCTTTATCTTTACCCCAGGTAGCTGCTACTCTGGCTGCTGCTTTAGTAGGTTTAAATGCAGGAGTAATTAGTCAATCTGTTTTTAATACAGTAATTGTTTTAATGCTAGTTACATCTATTTTGGGTCCAATCCTAACTGATAAATATGCTCGTAGACTAACAGTTGCCAATCATAATTTAGCTAATGGAGATTTTGTTCTCAACCTTAACCTCGATAACTCTAATCCTGTCGTCGATTCAGGGTTTTTATCTCCTGATGTTGTTGCTGAATTGAGTCCTCAAACAAATCAATTTTTAGCTCCAAAAACATCTCAAGAAGAACAAATTTTTAACACTAATGCTCTATCGTCATCATCTTCTCTGTTTCGAGTAGTTGTACCAATTGCCAATCCTAAAACAGAGAGATATTTAATTGCAATGGGTGCCTTAATTGCTCGCCATGAATCAGGGATAGTTATTCCCGTTTCGATTGCCAAAGCGCAGGTTAATATGGACGATCCTGATTTAACCAAAGCAATTCAACACAGTCGCCAATTATTACAAAATGCTTTAGCTGTTACTGAGCAATTCCAAGTTAAAGGAAAACCCGTAATAAGGATTGATGATGATATTGTTCAGGGTATTAGTCGCATTGCTAGAGAAGAAAACGCTAGTTTAATTGTCATGGGTTGGAGTCAAACTAATCGTTTGAGATCTAGGCTGTTAGGCCCAAATCTTTCGCGTTTGTTTGGTAGTGTAATTGATAGTGTATTTTGGTGTTCCCATTGTCCAGTAGCCGTAATGCGTTTGTTAACTCAACCGACTAATATTCAGCAAATTTTAGTTCCAGTTAAAAATATTACGTCTCAAACTTTACGCATTATCCGCTTTGCTCAACTTTTTGCCGAAGAAAATCAATCCGCTATTACTTTGTTTCATGTTAGTGACCGTAAAACTACTAGAGAAGAATTAAAATCTTTTAAAGCCCAACTCAAAAGTATGGTTGAATATCTTCAACCGAATATCGCTATTAAGATCAAAACTACTCGTCATAATGATGTTGCTAGAGCAATTATTGAACACGCTCAGAATTATGACATGGTAATACTACGGTCTGTACGTCGTCGTACTGTAGCTGGATTAGCAGTAAGTGATGTCAGTGAAAGTGTGATGAACGATCTTAAGTGTTCGTTGGTTTTATTTGGAGAGCCTTATTCTAGTTAA
- a CDS encoding sodium/hydrogen exchanger, which translates to MIDLIVHQFASLTNILPTPILATTTESADATMVLTAVLLSLVVIYLASKLGGEISRYFDLPPVLGELVGGVVVGVSAFHLLVFPESGAVASDSVLITILQWVGGLNPGSVQSVFTAQSEVISVLAELGVIILLFEIGLESDLRELQKVGYQAAIVAVVGVAVPFAAGTIGLMLIFGMPAIPAIFAGAALTATSIGITSKVLSELGHLKSKEGQIIVGAAVIDDVLGIIVLAVVASLAKTGEIDFLNVVYLIVSATVFLLGAIFLGKFFNKSFIAIADKLQTRGNLVIPALVFAFSMAFVANAIHLEAILGAFAAGLVLDETDKRKELDQQIIPIADILVPIFFVTVGAKADLGVLNPAIAENREGLVIAAFLIVVAIIGKVITGWAVFNQPQINRLAIGVGMIPRGEVGLVFAGIGSASGVLSKPLEAAIIIMVILTTFLAPPLLRWAFKGDEETLEQTDLAES; encoded by the coding sequence ATGATTGATTTAATAGTTCATCAATTTGCTTCTTTAACCAATATTTTACCGACTCCGATTCTGGCAACTACAACTGAATCTGCTGATGCAACTATGGTTTTAACAGCAGTTTTATTAAGTTTGGTGGTAATTTATCTAGCCAGTAAACTAGGAGGAGAAATTTCTCGGTATTTTGATTTACCTCCTGTCCTTGGAGAACTAGTTGGTGGGGTTGTCGTTGGGGTTTCTGCTTTTCATTTGCTAGTATTTCCTGAAAGTGGTGCAGTAGCTAGTGATTCTGTACTGATAACAATTTTGCAATGGGTTGGTGGTTTAAATCCTGGAAGTGTTCAGAGTGTTTTTACCGCTCAAAGTGAAGTTATTTCGGTTTTAGCCGAACTTGGTGTAATTATTCTTTTATTTGAAATTGGTTTAGAGTCAGATTTAAGAGAATTACAAAAGGTCGGTTATCAAGCAGCGATTGTGGCAGTGGTAGGAGTTGCCGTTCCTTTTGCTGCTGGTACGATTGGCTTGATGTTAATTTTTGGAATGCCTGCTATTCCTGCTATTTTTGCTGGTGCTGCTTTGACTGCTACCAGTATTGGTATTACCTCAAAAGTGCTTTCCGAATTAGGTCATCTTAAATCTAAAGAAGGTCAAATTATTGTTGGTGCTGCGGTAATTGATGACGTTCTCGGTATTATCGTTTTAGCGGTAGTTGCTAGTTTAGCAAAAACAGGGGAAATAGATTTTCTCAATGTAGTTTATTTAATTGTCAGTGCTACTGTCTTTCTCTTGGGTGCAATTTTCTTAGGTAAGTTTTTTAATAAAAGTTTTATTGCGATCGCAGATAAACTACAAACTAGAGGTAATTTAGTTATTCCTGCACTTGTTTTTGCTTTCTCTATGGCGTTTGTAGCTAACGCGATTCATTTGGAAGCAATTTTAGGTGCTTTTGCTGCGGGTTTAGTTCTAGATGAAACGGATAAACGCAAAGAACTCGACCAACAGATTATTCCAATTGCTGATATTTTAGTTCCAATTTTCTTTGTAACTGTCGGTGCTAAAGCCGATTTAGGTGTACTTAATCCTGCTATTGCTGAAAATCGCGAAGGATTAGTTATTGCTGCTTTTTTAATTGTGGTGGCTATTATTGGTAAAGTCATTACTGGTTGGGCAGTTTTTAATCAACCGCAAATTAATCGTTTGGCAATCGGAGTCGGAATGATTCCTCGTGGTGAAGTAGGATTAGTCTTTGCTGGGATTGGTTCAGCTAGTGGAGTGCTTAGTAAACCTTTGGAAGCTGCAATTATTATTATGGTGATTTTGACCACCTTTTTAGCACCACCTTTATTACGTTGGGCTTTTAAAGGAGATGAAGAAACTCTCGAACAAACAGATTTAGCCGAGTCTTAA